From Ignavibacteriales bacterium, a single genomic window includes:
- the rfbD gene encoding dTDP-4-dehydrorhamnose reductase, with protein sequence MKRILICGSNGLLGQRLALMLSSQTDYEVLNTSRKRSFVYDDRLFDYTQLDITKKGDVKSLVSSFNPTTIINAAAAADVDWCELHREEAWKINVVGVENLIEATRKVGARLIHISTDYVFDGTHGPYGEDDRPNPISYYGKTKLASENAVRIAEIPHAIFRTIVLYGSGIGTRDNFPIWVIKNLRAGKTIRCSEDQISNPTHVNDIAFAAVKGFELNREGIYHICGSERISRYQFAVRTAELFGLDPGHVQKVKSADLNQVAPRPPVTGFVTLKAQTELGLKPMDITQGLTFLKRELQGAGRN encoded by the coding sequence ATGAAACGGATTTTGATCTGCGGATCCAATGGTCTGCTGGGGCAGCGACTTGCTTTGATGCTGAGCTCCCAGACCGACTATGAGGTACTGAACACCTCACGGAAGCGCTCCTTTGTCTATGACGATCGACTGTTTGACTACACGCAGCTCGACATCACGAAAAAAGGGGATGTCAAGAGCCTTGTGTCGAGCTTCAACCCGACAACCATCATTAATGCGGCCGCTGCGGCCGACGTCGATTGGTGCGAGCTGCACCGCGAGGAAGCCTGGAAAATCAACGTGGTGGGAGTGGAGAACCTGATCGAAGCCACGCGCAAAGTCGGGGCGCGCCTCATCCACATCTCAACCGATTACGTGTTTGACGGAACGCACGGACCGTACGGCGAGGACGATAGGCCGAACCCCATCAGCTACTACGGAAAGACCAAGCTTGCAAGCGAAAACGCTGTGCGGATTGCTGAGATTCCTCACGCGATTTTCCGGACCATCGTCCTCTATGGCAGTGGTATCGGCACCCGGGACAACTTCCCGATCTGGGTGATCAAGAACCTCCGGGCGGGCAAGACCATTCGCTGCTCCGAGGACCAGATCAGCAATCCCACGCACGTGAATGACATAGCATTCGCTGCTGTCAAAGGATTCGAACTGAACCGCGAAGGGATCTATCACATCTGCGGCAGCGAGCGCATTAGCCGATATCAGTTCGCTGTCCGGACGGCGGAGCTTTTTGGTCTCGATCCCGGCCATGTCCAGAAAGTGAAGTCGGCGGACCTCAACCAGGTTGCTCCGCGTCCTCCCGTGACGGGATTTGTTACGTTGAAAGCCCAGACGGAATTGGGGCTTAAACCAATGGATATCACGCAGGGCCTTACCTTTTTGAAACGCGAGCTTCAGGGGGCTGGACGCAATTGA
- a CDS encoding endonuclease/exonuclease/phosphatase family protein, with amino-acid sequence MSSGIALVNFRQTIRLALLFAAASGLLLSAGCSSSRYSGSGSALRIMTWNIHHGEGLDRKVDVDRIAKIILSEKPDVVALQEVDRGVERSGKIDIITRLADLTDMTYAFGKTISYQGGDYGNAFLTRFPILEERNLLYKMIHPGEQRGLLQVVLDVRGEEIVVANTHLESRADDSARSTSAAELTRALRGYSSRPVILCGDFNDVPGSRVIAELKKDFRDSWDQVARGAGFPFPSEMPGKRIDYIFMLNSSQPDSASAASRLRAVSARVLQSSASDHLPLIVEFELRTDR; translated from the coding sequence ATGAGCTCGGGCATCGCACTCGTGAACTTCCGCCAAACTATCCGCCTAGCCCTGCTGTTCGCTGCTGCCTCCGGCCTTCTGCTGTCAGCAGGCTGCTCTTCGAGCAGATATTCCGGGTCAGGTTCGGCTCTCCGGATCATGACCTGGAACATCCATCACGGCGAAGGGCTCGACCGGAAGGTTGACGTCGACCGGATTGCGAAGATCATTCTGAGCGAGAAACCCGATGTGGTTGCCTTGCAGGAAGTCGACAGAGGCGTTGAACGATCCGGAAAAATCGATATTATCACCAGGTTGGCAGACCTGACAGACATGACCTATGCCTTCGGCAAAACCATCTCGTACCAGGGCGGAGATTACGGGAATGCGTTTCTGACGCGTTTTCCAATCCTGGAGGAACGGAATCTTCTATACAAGATGATTCATCCAGGTGAACAGCGCGGGTTGCTCCAGGTGGTCCTCGATGTTCGTGGAGAAGAAATCGTTGTCGCCAATACTCACCTGGAAAGCCGCGCGGACGATTCCGCACGATCCACAAGCGCGGCTGAACTCACGCGGGCTCTGCGGGGCTATTCTTCCCGACCTGTTATTCTGTGCGGAGATTTCAATGACGTCCCTGGCAGTCGTGTCATAGCAGAGCTGAAGAAGGACTTCAGAGACAGTTGGGATCAAGTTGCCCGCGGCGCGGGGTTCCCGTTTCCGTCGGAAATGCCCGGGAAACGAATCGACTATATCTTCATGCTCAACAGTTCACAACCTGACAGCGCATCTGCGGCATCGCGTCTTCGCGCAGTGTCGGCTCGCGTGCTGCAATCGTCAGCGTCCGACCATCTGCCGCTCATTGTGGAATTCGAACTCAGAACCGATCGATAG
- the serS gene encoding serine--tRNA ligase, protein MLDLKFIRENLETVLKGAEAKGATINLQEIIALDEHRRKMIQENDSLKARRNDVSAQIGKLKKEAGDAAPAIAEMETVKNRIQALDAELRETEGKLNELLLTVPNVPHPSVPIGKTPADNKDIFHWGEVPTVDFELKPHWDITDRLGIIDFARGSKVTGAGFPFYVGKGATLERALINFFLDQALERGYKEIFPPIVVNEASARGTGQIPDKEDLMYIVERDQFYMVPTAEVPVTNFHRDELLTEKDLPIRYAAYTPCFRREAGSYGKDVRGLNRLHQFDKVELVKFVLPSTSYDELESLRLDAERLLQLLGLPYRTLLMCTGDMGFTQTKKYDLEVWAPGQNKWLEVSSCSNFEAFQARRMNLRFRPANGSKPEFVHTLNGSGLALPRVVAALIEHYQTPEGKIIVPKVLHRYTGFETIG, encoded by the coding sequence ATGCTCGACCTGAAATTTATCCGCGAAAATCTGGAGACCGTACTCAAGGGGGCCGAAGCCAAAGGCGCCACGATCAACCTCCAGGAAATCATAGCACTCGACGAACACCGTCGGAAGATGATCCAGGAAAACGATTCCCTGAAAGCGCGCCGCAATGACGTCTCGGCGCAGATCGGGAAACTGAAAAAGGAGGCGGGCGATGCCGCTCCCGCAATTGCGGAAATGGAGACTGTCAAAAACCGCATCCAGGCCCTCGACGCCGAGCTCAGGGAAACCGAAGGAAAGCTGAACGAGCTCTTGCTGACCGTGCCGAACGTTCCGCACCCTTCCGTTCCCATCGGCAAGACACCCGCCGACAACAAGGACATCTTTCACTGGGGCGAAGTGCCAACCGTGGACTTCGAGCTCAAACCTCATTGGGACATCACGGATCGATTAGGCATTATCGACTTTGCACGCGGCTCAAAAGTCACGGGTGCCGGATTTCCGTTCTACGTAGGCAAAGGCGCTACCCTCGAGCGTGCTCTCATCAACTTCTTCCTCGATCAGGCATTGGAGCGCGGGTACAAAGAGATCTTTCCACCGATCGTCGTCAACGAGGCCAGCGCACGGGGAACCGGACAGATTCCCGACAAAGAAGACCTGATGTATATTGTCGAACGCGATCAATTCTATATGGTCCCGACAGCGGAAGTGCCGGTCACGAATTTTCACCGTGATGAACTTCTGACGGAAAAGGATCTTCCCATTCGTTACGCGGCCTACACGCCGTGCTTCCGCCGTGAGGCCGGCTCGTACGGCAAGGATGTCCGCGGGCTCAACCGTCTTCATCAGTTTGACAAGGTGGAACTTGTGAAATTCGTTCTCCCTTCAACGTCGTACGATGAATTGGAATCACTCCGTTTGGACGCCGAACGCCTCCTTCAGCTCCTGGGCCTCCCCTACCGGACGCTGTTAATGTGCACCGGTGATATGGGATTCACCCAAACGAAGAAGTATGACCTTGAAGTCTGGGCACCCGGCCAGAACAAATGGCTGGAGGTCTCATCGTGCAGCAATTTTGAGGCTTTTCAGGCCAGAAGGATGAACTTGCGGTTCCGTCCGGCGAACGGATCGAAGCCGGAATTTGTTCATACTCTGAACGGTTCAGGCCTCGCGTTGCCAAGAGTCGTGGCTGCCCTGATTGAGCACTACCAGACCCCCGAGGGGAAGATCATCGTCCCGAAGGTTTTGCATCGCTATACAGGGTTCGAAACCATCGGCTAG
- a CDS encoding ABC transporter ATP-binding protein: MKPLLRLKPYLVRYKRTLLWGVVTVIASNLFTVVQPMFLGKAIDALKTGIDTHAVVAGDLLRWAVIIVSFSLVAGFFTFLTRQTIIVVSRHIEFDLRNNLLSHLQSLSYSYFQNTPTGDLMAHATNDISAVRNVVGPGIMYPTDTLLTFTMVLGLMLVKDWQLTLLALIPLPFASLFVYLLGKSIHKKSLERQAQFSLLTTRAQENLSGIRVIKSYVREKYEIGLFSRLSRDYLQKNLVLARIQSLMWPLMFGIVGCSIIITLYAGGLKVISGELTIGALSAFLAYLIMLIWPVIAFGWVINLLQQGAASMERLCKILDTTPEIKDTDGTLATIQDIGGEIEFRGVNFTHKGAERPTLLNIDLKIERGMTVAVVGYTGSGKTTLVNLVPRLYDITGGKLLIDGEDIRNIPLSVLRTHIGYVPQETFLFSDSLAENIQYGTDNGTAGHVREAAEISQIAKDVLEFPKQFETMIGERGITLSGGQKQRTSIARALMRQPRILILDDCLSAVDTYTEEEILRRLRAFMKGRTSIIISHRISTVKEADLIVVLDKGQIVERGSHHELVAHGGIYADLNEKQLLERELEEL, encoded by the coding sequence ATGAAGCCATTACTGCGTCTCAAACCGTACTTGGTTCGCTACAAGCGCACGCTCCTCTGGGGTGTGGTGACGGTGATCGCGAGCAACCTGTTCACCGTTGTGCAGCCGATGTTCCTCGGTAAGGCAATTGATGCGCTCAAGACCGGCATCGATACTCATGCGGTGGTGGCAGGAGATCTTCTGCGCTGGGCAGTCATCATTGTCTCGTTCTCGCTTGTCGCCGGCTTCTTTACGTTCCTGACCCGCCAGACAATCATCGTCGTGTCGCGCCACATCGAATTCGACCTCCGGAACAATCTCCTCTCGCATCTGCAGAGCTTGTCGTATTCGTATTTCCAAAACACGCCAACCGGCGACCTCATGGCGCACGCCACCAACGACATCAGCGCAGTGCGCAATGTCGTCGGCCCCGGCATCATGTATCCGACCGATACGCTTCTGACATTTACCATGGTCCTCGGTTTGATGCTTGTCAAGGACTGGCAGCTCACATTACTCGCCTTGATTCCGTTACCCTTTGCGTCACTTTTTGTCTATCTGCTGGGGAAGAGCATTCACAAGAAATCGCTCGAACGCCAGGCGCAGTTTTCGCTGCTGACGACCCGGGCTCAGGAGAATCTCTCCGGCATCAGGGTGATCAAGTCCTATGTCCGCGAGAAATACGAGATCGGCCTTTTCAGTAGGCTGAGCCGGGACTATCTCCAGAAGAACCTCGTTCTGGCCCGCATCCAGTCTCTGATGTGGCCGCTGATGTTCGGAATTGTCGGTTGCTCAATCATCATCACCCTGTACGCTGGTGGACTGAAGGTGATCAGCGGAGAGCTCACAATCGGAGCACTGTCCGCCTTCCTCGCTTACCTGATCATGCTGATCTGGCCCGTGATCGCCTTCGGATGGGTCATTAATTTGCTTCAGCAAGGGGCAGCGTCGATGGAGCGTCTGTGTAAGATCCTGGACACTACGCCGGAAATCAAAGACACGGATGGGACGCTTGCGACGATCCAGGATATCGGAGGCGAGATCGAGTTTCGCGGAGTGAACTTCACGCACAAGGGGGCTGAGAGGCCAACGTTACTCAACATCGATCTCAAAATCGAACGCGGCATGACAGTTGCCGTCGTGGGGTACACCGGATCCGGGAAAACCACACTCGTCAACCTCGTCCCGCGCCTCTACGACATCACTGGGGGCAAGCTTCTGATTGACGGCGAAGACATCAGGAATATTCCCCTCTCTGTCCTGCGCACACACATAGGGTATGTTCCACAGGAGACATTCCTCTTCTCGGACTCTCTGGCGGAGAACATCCAATACGGGACCGATAACGGAACTGCCGGCCACGTTCGGGAAGCTGCAGAAATCTCCCAGATCGCAAAAGACGTCCTGGAGTTTCCAAAGCAATTTGAAACAATGATCGGTGAGCGGGGCATCACTCTCTCGGGCGGGCAGAAACAGCGAACCAGCATCGCCCGGGCTCTCATGCGTCAACCGCGGATACTGATCCTCGATGACTGTCTCTCAGCTGTCGATACCTACACGGAAGAGGAGATTCTCCGGCGGCTGCGTGCCTTCATGAAGGGACGAACGAGCATTATCATCAGTCACAGGATTTCCACGGTCAAAGAAGCGGACCTGATCGTCGTGCTGGACAAGGGTCAGATTGTCGAGCGGGGCAGCCATCACGAGCTGGTGGCTCATGGCGGCATCTATGCCGACCTGAACGAGAAGCAGCTGCTTGAACGAGAGCTCGAAGAACTGTAA
- a CDS encoding ABC transporter ATP-binding protein produces MHEEEVLGKAYDARLMRRLLKYLRPYRWHVILGIALSILTSAMEAIRPYFTKVAVDSNIAQKDAHGLLITSILFFAVLIVRGFVQYANAYLTQWIGQQTIYDLRMEIFTHLQNLAPKFYDKNPIGRMITRVTNDVEVLNEMFSSGIVMVFSDIFTIIGIFYFMFTMNWELSLVSLSVLPLLFYGTFLFRKKAREAYREVRTQIARINTFMQEHITGMMVDQIFNREKKSFDKFSAINAAHRDANIKSIFYYAVFYPGVDLIGAISIGLIIWYAGGNVLGGAVTLGTVMAFLQFNEMFWRPIRDLSEKYNILQTAMASSERIFQLLDDKSIANSPQVTTPLPSVSGEIEFRNIWFAYHTPSDGANSPEWVLKNVSFHVQPGQTVALVGHTGAGKTSIISLLSRFYEHQKGEILVDGINIDMVRPEELRKHIAVVLQDVFLFSGDIKGNINLGDPSIPLDRVKEAAHIVGAHRFIEQLPRQYDAEVKERGSTLSVGQKQLLSFARALAFNPRILVLDEATSSVDTETELLIQAAIKKLLKGRTSIVIAHRLSTIQSADKIIVMHKGEIREMGTHQELLAHDGIYRKLYRLQYKDQEIKS; encoded by the coding sequence ATGCACGAAGAAGAAGTTCTCGGTAAAGCGTACGACGCCCGCTTGATGCGGCGGCTGCTGAAGTATCTGCGGCCGTACCGCTGGCATGTGATTCTCGGAATCGCGCTGAGCATTCTCACGAGTGCCATGGAGGCTATCCGGCCATACTTCACAAAAGTGGCCGTGGATTCGAACATCGCTCAAAAAGACGCTCATGGCCTGCTGATTACTTCGATTCTCTTCTTTGCCGTCCTCATCGTTCGCGGTTTTGTCCAGTATGCGAACGCCTATTTGACACAGTGGATCGGCCAACAGACCATTTATGACCTCCGGATGGAGATTTTCACGCATCTTCAGAACCTCGCTCCAAAGTTCTACGACAAGAACCCGATTGGCCGCATGATTACACGGGTGACGAACGACGTTGAAGTGCTGAACGAGATGTTTTCGTCGGGTATCGTCATGGTGTTCAGCGACATCTTCACCATCATCGGCATTTTCTACTTCATGTTTACGATGAATTGGGAACTCTCTCTCGTATCGCTGAGCGTCCTCCCGCTCCTGTTCTACGGTACGTTCCTCTTCCGCAAGAAGGCACGCGAAGCGTATCGTGAGGTTCGCACCCAGATCGCCCGCATCAACACGTTCATGCAGGAACACATCACGGGCATGATGGTCGATCAGATTTTCAATCGGGAGAAGAAGTCATTTGACAAGTTTTCCGCCATCAACGCCGCCCACCGGGATGCCAACATCAAATCCATATTCTACTACGCGGTGTTCTATCCGGGCGTCGATCTCATTGGCGCAATTTCAATAGGCCTGATCATCTGGTACGCCGGCGGCAACGTCCTTGGCGGAGCTGTGACGCTGGGAACCGTGATGGCCTTTCTGCAGTTCAACGAGATGTTCTGGCGGCCGATTCGCGATCTCTCGGAAAAATACAACATTCTGCAAACCGCAATGGCTTCGTCTGAGCGTATTTTCCAGCTCCTCGATGACAAGTCCATCGCGAATTCTCCCCAGGTGACCACGCCGCTGCCGTCAGTGAGCGGTGAGATCGAATTTCGCAATATCTGGTTCGCCTATCACACGCCGTCGGACGGAGCAAACTCGCCCGAGTGGGTGCTGAAGAACGTTTCCTTTCACGTGCAACCCGGACAAACAGTCGCTCTTGTGGGGCATACCGGCGCGGGCAAAACCTCCATCATCAGTCTGCTGAGCCGCTTCTATGAACACCAAAAGGGCGAGATTCTTGTCGACGGCATCAACATCGATATGGTTCGGCCGGAAGAGCTGAGAAAGCACATTGCGGTCGTGCTCCAGGACGTTTTTCTCTTCTCGGGGGATATCAAGGGAAATATCAACCTCGGCGATCCGTCTATTCCTCTCGACCGCGTGAAAGAAGCGGCGCACATCGTTGGGGCTCACCGCTTCATCGAACAACTGCCCCGGCAATACGACGCCGAAGTGAAGGAACGCGGATCGACTCTTTCCGTGGGTCAGAAACAGCTCCTGTCGTTCGCAAGAGCACTGGCGTTCAATCCGCGGATTCTTGTGCTCGATGAAGCGACGTCGAGCGTCGATACGGAAACAGAATTGCTCATTCAGGCGGCTATCAAAAAACTGTTGAAAGGCCGGACATCGATCGTCATTGCTCATCGCCTCTCGACAATCCAGAGTGCGGACAAGATCATCGTCATGCACAAAGGCGAGATCCGTGAAATGGGGACTCATCAGGAACTCCTCGCGCACGATGGGATCTATCGAAAACTCTATCGGTTACAGTACAAGGACCAAGAAATCAAATCATAG
- the fbp gene encoding class 1 fructose-bisphosphatase — MSQNKIITLERHIIEGERAHPGASGSFSGLLRDLTLAIKIISREVSKAGLVDILGSLGRENIHGDEVKKLDIYANEAIYKAMDHGGHLCVMASEEHEDVLDIPEHYPTGKYVLIFDPLDGSSNIDANVTIGTIFSLFRRVSPSGPGSMYDCLQPGYKQVSAGYVMYGSATMIVYTTGDGVHGFTLDPSIGEFLLSHENIRIPKKGRIYSVNEGNFHRWSDGMKNYVRYLQAEDKATDRPYSARYVGSLVGDIQRTLLYGGIFMYPADSKNPKGKLRLMYEGNPMAFLIEQAGGRATDGMQRILDIQPQSLHERTPLILGSEEDVRIAEEFIQGKRNH; from the coding sequence ATGTCCCAAAATAAGATTATTACCCTTGAACGTCACATCATCGAAGGTGAGCGGGCACACCCGGGCGCAAGCGGGAGTTTCTCGGGACTCCTTCGTGACCTGACACTCGCCATCAAGATCATCTCCCGTGAAGTCAGCAAGGCGGGGCTCGTCGATATTCTCGGCTCACTCGGACGCGAGAATATCCATGGAGATGAAGTCAAGAAACTGGATATCTATGCGAACGAGGCGATTTACAAGGCAATGGATCACGGCGGCCACCTGTGCGTGATGGCGTCGGAAGAACACGAGGATGTTCTGGATATCCCTGAACATTATCCGACTGGAAAGTATGTTCTTATCTTCGACCCGCTTGACGGTTCATCGAATATCGACGCGAACGTCACCATCGGCACGATTTTTTCCCTCTTCAGAAGGGTCAGCCCCTCCGGACCGGGCTCAATGTATGATTGTCTCCAGCCCGGATATAAGCAGGTCAGCGCAGGGTATGTGATGTACGGTTCGGCAACAATGATCGTGTACACCACCGGCGACGGCGTGCACGGATTCACGCTGGATCCAAGCATAGGAGAGTTCTTGCTCTCACACGAGAACATCCGCATTCCAAAAAAGGGCAGAATCTATAGTGTGAATGAAGGTAATTTTCATCGCTGGTCTGACGGAATGAAGAACTATGTCCGCTATCTTCAGGCTGAGGACAAAGCGACCGACCGGCCGTATTCCGCCCGCTATGTCGGTTCGCTGGTAGGAGACATCCAGCGTACGCTGTTGTATGGCGGCATTTTCATGTATCCGGCCGATTCGAAAAATCCCAAAGGAAAGCTCCGGCTTATGTATGAAGGGAATCCCATGGCGTTCCTGATCGAGCAGGCTGGCGGACGCGCCACGGACGGAATGCAGCGGATTCTGGATATTCAGCCACAGTCGCTCCACGAACGAACTCCGCTGATTCTCGGGAGCGAGGAAGACGTTCGGATTGCAGAGGAATTCATTCAGGGGAAGCGGAATCATTGA
- a CDS encoding exonuclease domain-containing protein — MKRPQLISKATFVVVDVETTGMSATDDRITEIAMMKVQDGVLVDEFSTLVNPLVTIPAFITSMTGIDNVMVLDAPPAREVVPFIAEFLGDAVFVAHNAAFDWGFVSHTARRERGIELDNQRLCTVKLSGRILPHLTSKSLGPVAEHLDITIPERHRASGDAYATALVLVKFLSYLQKKENLSTVEELLKFQYGRSSHFSRT, encoded by the coding sequence GTGAAGAGGCCGCAGCTCATCAGCAAGGCAACATTTGTCGTCGTTGACGTTGAAACGACCGGCATGAGCGCGACCGACGACCGCATCACGGAAATCGCGATGATGAAAGTCCAGGACGGCGTTCTGGTCGATGAGTTCTCGACACTCGTCAATCCGCTGGTGACAATTCCGGCGTTTATCACGTCGATGACGGGCATCGACAATGTCATGGTGCTTGATGCGCCGCCGGCGCGCGAGGTCGTCCCCTTCATCGCAGAATTCCTCGGCGACGCGGTCTTCGTTGCCCACAACGCTGCGTTCGACTGGGGATTCGTGTCGCACACTGCGAGGCGCGAACGCGGCATCGAACTCGACAATCAGCGGCTCTGCACGGTCAAACTCTCGGGCCGCATACTCCCTCACCTGACCAGCAAGTCACTCGGCCCTGTGGCGGAACACCTGGACATAACAATCCCCGAACGCCACCGCGCGTCCGGGGATGCGTATGCAACAGCGCTGGTTCTTGTGAAATTCCTCTCGTACCTTCAGAAGAAGGAAAACCTCAGTACTGTCGAAGAGCTGCTCAAGTTCCAGTACGGCCGCTCATCTCACTTTTCACGCACCTGA
- a CDS encoding thioredoxin family protein, producing MKRRIIALIVFVSILSGFTVAQTKETPKEEGTQREKFDPKRDSEKDLQDAIVLAAKTHQRILLDVGGEWCIWCRKLDKFFQDNKDVSEFLHTNYIVVKINWSPENKNEKFLSKSPQVKGYPHIFVLESTGKLLHSQDTGALESGDHHDHDKVFDFLKKWAPKKDS from the coding sequence ATGAAACGCCGGATCATTGCACTTATCGTATTCGTGTCAATTCTGTCGGGCTTCACAGTTGCCCAGACGAAGGAGACGCCGAAGGAAGAAGGGACACAACGGGAGAAATTCGACCCAAAGCGGGACTCAGAGAAGGATCTTCAGGACGCGATCGTTCTGGCTGCGAAGACACACCAGCGCATACTGCTCGATGTCGGAGGCGAATGGTGCATCTGGTGCCGCAAGCTCGACAAGTTCTTTCAGGACAACAAGGACGTATCGGAATTTCTTCACACGAATTATATCGTTGTGAAGATCAATTGGAGCCCAGAAAACAAGAACGAGAAGTTCCTTTCCAAATCTCCGCAGGTGAAGGGGTACCCCCATATTTTCGTTTTGGAAAGCACGGGGAAACTTCTGCACTCACAAGATACCGGTGCACTCGAGAGCGGTGATCATCACGATCACGACAAGGTGTTTGATTTCCTGAAGAAGTGGGCTCCGAAGAAGGATTCGTAA
- a CDS encoding M20/M25/M40 family metallo-hydrolase yields the protein MRKPLFISIACLFVVAIGLGQQPPTKNAYVEKILKEISRKNLKATVDKLAGFGTRLTISDTVSDTRGIGAARRWIMSEFERSAQASKGQMTVEFFETTSPPTQRVPTPTKVVNVVATLRPAQPGPSAERVIVVGGHYDSRAANVLDVKSDAPGANDDGTGTAVTMELARVISKYSFDATIVFIAFAGEEQGLLGAAAWADMAKKQKLNVEAVFNIDMVGSTVAGDGTRETRYVRLFSEAFTPLDTGAAFRQLVSQGLENDGGSRTLARYIKEIGERYNPKFGVDLVYRLDRFLRGGDHRPFHERGFRAVRFSEVKENYDHQHQDVRIENGKELGDLPKFVDYEYCANAARINAAAIATLARAPQPVQKATILTAQLGYDTVLRWSRNPESDLAGYLVRYRQSHAPVWEKSVFTRDTTITLKVSKDEYLFGVQAVDKEGNAGLVSIPRSTAR from the coding sequence ATGCGAAAACCACTTTTCATTTCAATTGCTTGTCTGTTTGTTGTTGCGATTGGGTTGGGCCAGCAGCCGCCGACAAAGAATGCGTATGTGGAAAAAATTCTCAAGGAAATTTCCCGCAAGAATCTGAAAGCGACGGTTGACAAACTCGCCGGGTTCGGTACCAGGTTGACGATTTCGGACACCGTGAGTGATACGCGGGGAATCGGGGCGGCACGACGATGGATAATGTCAGAATTTGAGCGATCCGCGCAGGCGAGCAAAGGTCAGATGACGGTTGAGTTTTTCGAAACGACGTCCCCGCCCACGCAGCGTGTACCAACTCCGACAAAAGTCGTGAATGTGGTTGCCACCCTGAGACCCGCCCAACCCGGCCCCTCCGCCGAAAGAGTGATTGTGGTTGGGGGCCACTATGATTCGCGCGCGGCGAACGTTCTAGATGTCAAGAGCGATGCGCCGGGGGCGAACGACGATGGAACCGGAACCGCAGTGACAATGGAGCTCGCCCGTGTGATTAGCAAGTATTCCTTCGATGCGACGATTGTGTTTATCGCGTTTGCAGGGGAAGAGCAGGGATTGCTTGGGGCAGCTGCCTGGGCTGACATGGCCAAGAAACAGAAGCTTAATGTCGAAGCGGTATTCAACATTGACATGGTGGGGAGTACGGTCGCCGGCGACGGGACTCGGGAGACCCGTTATGTGCGGCTGTTCTCCGAGGCGTTCACTCCTCTTGATACAGGCGCGGCGTTCCGGCAGCTAGTATCGCAAGGCCTGGAAAACGACGGCGGCTCCCGCACCCTTGCCCGATACATCAAAGAGATTGGTGAAAGGTACAATCCGAAATTCGGTGTGGACCTGGTTTATCGGCTCGATCGTTTCCTCCGGGGAGGGGATCACCGGCCCTTCCACGAGCGCGGATTTCGGGCGGTACGGTTCAGCGAAGTGAAAGAAAATTATGATCACCAGCACCAGGACGTGAGGATTGAAAACGGAAAGGAACTCGGGGACCTCCCCAAATTTGTCGATTACGAGTATTGTGCCAATGCTGCGCGCATCAATGCTGCGGCGATAGCAACGCTTGCACGGGCACCGCAGCCGGTTCAGAAAGCCACGATACTTACCGCTCAACTGGGCTATGACACCGTCCTGCGGTGGTCCAGGAACCCGGAATCGGACCTTGCCGGATATCTTGTGCGGTACAGGCAAAGTCACGCACCAGTGTGGGAAAAAAGTGTATTCACCCGTGATACGACCATCACACTCAAGGTATCCAAGGACGAGTATCTTTTCGGGGTACAGGCAGTCGATAAGGAAGGAAATGCCGGCCTGGTATCTATTCCGAGGTCTACAGCACGTTGA